From the Leptospira congkakensis genome, the window CCAGTATTATCATCGAAACTTAAAACTGTTACAGCGGGGAAAGAACCTACATATAAAAAAGATCCATTCGGATGAGTAGCAATATAACCGGTTCCGCCATTGGTAAAACTTGGGCTTGTTGCGGCCAAGGAAAGACTTCCATCAATCGGATTCACTTGGTAGGCGACAATGGCATTATAACTACCGTTCATCAATAAGATAAATTTACCAGATCGCGAAATTTGGATTTGAGCTTGGCCGATAGTAGAAGTATAAGAATTTATAAAACTCAGAGTACCGTTCGAGTTAATAGAATAGGCTTCAATGTTTTGTGTTCCTTCTGCTATTAAATACAAATACTTTCCATCAGGTGTAATGACTAAATTTCTTGGGTTTGTCCCAGCTGTCACAGAAAAAGGGGTATTGGATGTCAGTGCGCCAGTCGTTTGGTTGATTAAAAATTGGGAGATAGTTCCACTATTAAAATTTCCTGTGAATAAAAACTTACCAAAAGGATCGACTCCAATACCAGTTGGCCCAGTACTGGCACCGGTACTGTATGTTGCAAAGGATGTCAATGCGCCAGTGGTATGATTCATCGTTAGAAAACCAACAGTATTCATATTATCCAAACTGGCATATACATATCCCGAATAAACTGTGATCGCACTTGTGGCTCTGGCCCTTCCATCGCCTGATGTGGCAGTGATGAGTATTTTTCCATTTCCAATGCTTTGTACAAGTCCTGTAGCCGATACAGTCGCAACAGAATCATTGCTACTGGACCATTGAAAGGTTGTTTCCGTTTTGTTTCCGTACAAATAGTACTGAGCTTCCAATTGCAAACTATCTCCTTTATGAATCCCGGCCCAAGTATGGTTTAACTCCACAACAGAGTTAGAACTTGCAAGTAAGGCCCAAAGAGCAAACAAAGATTTTGAGGAAGGGTCCTTTTCTGGAAAGAGTATACTTTGTACAATGGGATTAAGAAGGCAGGCATTGAAAGAAAAAAGGCAAACCACCAAAGGCAATAATTTCGTAAACCTTAGATACTTGAATCGATTAGATTTGTTTGAAATTACAGTCTTCATCAGAACGAACCAACAAACATAAATAAAGCGGATACAAGAAAAGTCATTCGAAAATTAAAAAGTTAGAATCGATTGAATCAATTTTAGATGGAATTTTTGCGCCAGGGATAGAAGCGGAAATCCTTCCCGAAGGGAAGATTGGAGCGGATAGCCCGGTCGTGCCAAGAAAAAATGAAGCTTTCTGCTCCAATTCGAGGCGCCCAAAGTTTGAGTATACGTGGCAAATCCGTGGAATTCCTTGAACTTTATCGTATTTTTTATAGTCTGAGAATTGAAGAATATAAAATATTAAATTAGAAACTCTATGGCAAATTCAAAAACAATCTCATCCAATGACTGGCTCTCGTTCACATCCTTTTTGGTATTATTATTTGCTATGATCGCACCGATTGGTGAAGGGCTTCTCATCGCATTCGCTGTTGTATTTTTAGCCGTCGGTATCTCAAGTGCAGTTCATAGCGCAGAAGTCATCGCGGAACGAGTGGGACCATCGCTCGGAACTTTGATTTTAGCAATTTCTGTTACGGTGATTGAAGTGGCACTCATTGTCAGTCTTATGAGTAACGACACGGCAGATTCACCACAAATTGCAAGAGATACAGTTTTTGCGGCTCTAATGATTGTGACAAACGGAATCATAGGCATTTGCATTTTGTTAGGTGGTTTAAAGCATAAAGAACTAGGCTTTCAATCTGTAGGAACCACTGCCTTACTCGGAGTTCTTGCGGTATTATCCACACTTACTTTAATTCTGCCTTTGTTCACAACTACGACAAACAGAGGAACCTATAGTGCAGGACAACTCATCTTTGTATCACTTGCATCTCTTGTATTGTATGGGTCACTGGTATGGTCGCAAACAAAATCTCATAAAAACTTTTTTGCGGTTTCTGAGGAAGAGGTATCACAACCTGAAATCTCTGGAACTAGACCAAGTAAAAAAAGAGCCGTTACTAGTTTTATCTCCCTTTTATTTTCTTTAGTTGCCGTTGTGGGTTTGTCTAAAATTCTGAGTCCTACCATTGAGAGCACCATTGCAGCGTTAGGCGCACCAAAAGCCGTTGTGGGGATTGTGATTGCAATTTTGGTTTTGGCTCCAGAAACATTGGCCGCTATGAATGCGGCAAAAATCAATGAGCTACAAACGAGTTTGAACTTAGCTTTGGGATCAGGAGCGGCGAGTATTGCACTCACAATTCCCGCTGTGAGTTTGTATTCTCTTATGTTTGATAAACCATTAACCCTTGGATTGGATAGCAAAGGGATTGTGTTTTTGATGGTCACCTTTCTTGCAGGAAGTTTTACTTTTGGATCGGGAAGGACCACATCACTGCATGGACTCATCCACTTAGTGATTATGGCTTCCTTTTTAGCTATTTCACTGATGCCTTAGAGTTCCTTTAACTTCCGCAAACGAGG encodes:
- a CDS encoding beta-propeller fold lactonase family protein; the encoded protein is MFALWALLASSNSVVELNHTWAGIHKGDSLQLEAQYYLYGNKTETTFQWSSSNDSVATVSATGLVQSIGNGKILITATSGDGRARATSAITVYSGYVYASLDNMNTVGFLTMNHTTGALTSFATYSTGASTGPTGIGVDPFGKFLFTGNFNSGTISQFLINQTTGALTSNTPFSVTAGTNPRNLVITPDGKYLYLIAEGTQNIEAYSINSNGTLSFINSYTSTIGQAQIQISRSGKFILLMNGSYNAIVAYQVNPIDGSLSLAATSPSFTNGGTGYIATHPNGSFLYVGSFPAVTVLSFDDNTGFMTIVDSVPQTMLSNGAAIHPNGRFYYLMHLNNETISCYGIDPITGKTSFISSLSGFSFTSLRYMIIDPTGRFAYVADNSGDLLQFSINQTTGELTSMGTVNAGGGQWNLTFL
- a CDS encoding calcium:proton antiporter; this translates as MANSKTISSNDWLSFTSFLVLLFAMIAPIGEGLLIAFAVVFLAVGISSAVHSAEVIAERVGPSLGTLILAISVTVIEVALIVSLMSNDTADSPQIARDTVFAALMIVTNGIIGICILLGGLKHKELGFQSVGTTALLGVLAVLSTLTLILPLFTTTTNRGTYSAGQLIFVSLASLVLYGSLVWSQTKSHKNFFAVSEEEVSQPEISGTRPSKKRAVTSFISLLFSLVAVVGLSKILSPTIESTIAALGAPKAVVGIVIAILVLAPETLAAMNAAKINELQTSLNLALGSGAASIALTIPAVSLYSLMFDKPLTLGLDSKGIVFLMVTFLAGSFTFGSGRTTSLHGLIHLVIMASFLAISLMP